From the Deinococcus sonorensis KR-87 genome, the window AAGGTGTAGAACTGCTCCAGCAGCCTCGGTTCCAGCTCCACCGTCGTCTCGGTGCGCAGCTCGCGCAGGGCCGCCTCGTGGAGTTCCTCGTTCAGTTGCACAAAGCCGCCGGGCAGCGCCCAGGTGCGGGCGTGCGGCAGGGTGCCGCGCTCGACCAGCAACACCTGCAGTTCGCCCTGATGCATGGCGAAGGCGGCGATGTCCACCGCCAGCCCAGCCGGGGTCGCCTGGGGGGGCAGAGTAAGTGTGCTCATGACACCTACTCTAGAGACGCGTCAGAACAGCGTCAATACAGAGGTCTAGGGCCGGGTGGGGGTGGACCTGTACGGTAGAGGCATGACACCCGCCACCGAACCCGACTGGAGTGCCCGGCCCATCCTGCAGCGGGGCGAGGTCCGGCTGACGCCGCTGGGCCTGGAGCATGCCCGCGGCCTGATGGCCTGCCTGGACCCGGCCACCACCCGCTATGTGGCGCGCGGCGTGCCGGACGACGGCAGCCTGGAAGGCTGGACCGGCTACGTGCAGCGGCTGCTGGCCCAGCCGAACCGGGTGGACTGGGTCCTCCTGGTGGCGGGCGTGGTGGCCGGGCGCATCTCGTATACCCTCAACCGTCCGGACGGCTGGGTGGAGATCGGCACGGTGATCGGGGCGGCCTATCACGGTGGCGTGGCCAACCCGGCGGGCAAGTTCCTGCTGCTGCAGCGGGCCTTCGAGGTGTTGGAGGTCGGCCGGGTGCAGTTCCGGGTGGACGCCCGTAACGCCCGCAGCCGGGCCGCATTGCGGAAGCTGGGCGCGGTGGAGGAGGGCACGCTGCGCCGCTACCAGCGCCGGACCGACGGAGAGGCGCGGGACAGCGTGCTGTACTCGGTGCTGCCCGAGGAATGGCCGGCCGTGCGGGCCCGGCTGGAAGAGCGGCTCCAAGCGTGGTGAACGCCGCAAGCTGGCCTACACCTGTGCTGCCGTCCGGACCGGTAGGCTGAGCCATGACCCCGCCTGTTGCTTCCGCCCTGCCGCGTCCGATCGACCTGAAGGTGCCGTCCAACCGCTTCGTGGTGGTGGGTAGCGTGCTGGCGGGGCTGGGGGCGGCGCTGCTCGGCCGCTCGCCCGCCCAGGCGGCCGGGACCGCCGCCGCCGCCTTTACCGGCTGGGCCACCGCCCGTGAGCTGGACCCGGACCAGCCGGGGAGTGCCAGCGTGGCGTTGCTGCTGGCCGCGCTTCAGGGTGCCGCGCAGCCGGGGTCGGCGGCCGGGCTGCTGGGGGCCGGGACCGTGCTGAGCAGCCTGCGGGTACTGGCCGGCACGGTGGGCCTGCCGGTCAGCGGCCCCGACGCCGCCGCGCTGACGGTGCAGGCTGCGCTGTGCGCCGGCACCGGACAGCGGGTGGCCGCCCTGGTGCCGGGCGCGGCGCTGCTGCTCTCGTCGGCGCTGGATGACGCCTGGAGCGCGCCGCGCTGGAGCGGGCCGGTGGCGCTGGCGGCCGGCCTGCTGCCCGCCGTGCGGCCCGCTGCCCGGGAGCGGTCCCTGCCGCTGCTGGACCTGGCCGCCCTGGCGCTGGCCGGCGGATTGCTGCGCCCGGAAGTGCCGGTCAGCCGCTGTGACCACACGGACCGGCAGGTGTCGGGGGAGCGGGTGCGGACGGCCCGGCTGCTGGGGCTGGGGACGCTGGCCCTCGGCCTGCTGACGCGGCAGCCGGGGCTGGGGTCACTGGCGGCGGCCAGCAGCGCGGTGGCCCTGCGGCGCTCGCCTCGCTGAGCAGCCCCTCAGTTGGCCAGGTACCGCAGAAAGTCATGCATCTGTGCCACGCAGTCGCTGGCCTCGCCGTTGGCGGTGCTGCCGGTCACGGTTCGCAGTTTGCCGGCGTCCGAAAGGTACAGCTGGGTGGCGCGGTACTGCACGCCGTCCTTCGTGAACAGGTACGCCGCCAGCACGGTCCAGCGTCCGGCCCGGTCCACCGGCTGCGTCACCACCGCGTCGAGCTTCTGGGCCATCAGCGCCTGCTGGATCCGCAGGGCAAATTTCCGGGCCGCCTCGGCATCCTGAAAGCTGGTGAACGCCTGACTGAGGCGCATCTCCTGCAGCACACACGCGCCGTTGTCGCTGTTCCAGGTGTCCTGGGCGGGCGTGCTGGCGCTCCAGCCACTCATCGGTACGCTCAGTGCCTGGACACTGCCCAGCACGCTGCTCAAGAGGGCGCCCGCAGTGAACAGCCGCTGCAGCCGGGTCTTCATCACACTGCAGGGTAGCAGCGCGTTCATGACAAAGTCTGGCACCCGGCTGAGAACGGCGCGGCGCCACAGCCAGCCGCTACACTGCCTGACATGACCCTCCTGAAGCGACCCGCCGCCCTGCTGACCCTGCTCGCCCTGGCCACCGCAGGGCACGCGCTGGCCCAGGACCAGGCCGGGAACCTGCGCGGCCTGAAGGCGGAGCAGCTGTGTCCGCCCAGCGCCCAGGTCACGGTGGACGACGACGACAACAGCGAGGTCGCGGCGGAGCTGGAGCAGCGGATGGAGCGGTATGCCACCCTGTACGGCCTCAGCTACGGCGACCCCAAGACCTGTCTGGTGGACCAGACGCTCACGCTCGACACCTTCCAGACCGACGACAAGGTCTACGCCTATGTGGTCGAGCTGTCGCTGGAACTGCGCGGCGCGGCGCCCGTGACGGTCGGCGGCAGCGCGCTCACGGTGCAGCGGCTGAAGCTCTGGTCCAACGTGTACTACGGCAGCAACGACGACCTGGACGCGCTGCTCGACCACGCCGTGGACCGGGCGCGCGACTACTACGAGGAGCTGGCCCTGGACTGGAAAGCCAGCCACAAGTAGGTGATCGGCCTGGCAGAAGGGCTGCTGGTGCTGCTGGTGGTGGCGCTGCTGCTCGGCAACCTGCTGTTCTGGCGGCGCTGGCTGGAGCGGCGGCGCGGTCGGCGGACCCGGTGACGCGTCCGGGCGTCCTCACGTCGCGTCAGCTGTGGCGCGGCACGCTGAAGGCATGCGTCCTGTTCCTGCCCTGCTGCGTGCCGCAGCGCTGGCGTCCCTGCTGAGCGTGGGGCCCGCTGGCGCCGCGCCGGTGCTGCCCGCTACCCTCTCGAGCGCGGTGGTGCCGCTGCACCTGCCGCTGAGTGCCCTGCAGGCGGCGGCCGAGCGGCAGGCGCCGACGCTGCTCAGCCACATCGATCAGGATCAGGTGCTGCTGGGCGGCCTGCTGGTGGTGCATCTGGCCGGTGATGTGGAGCGCAGCGGCCCGCTGGTCCTGACTCCGGAGGGCAGCAGCCTGCGGGTTGAGCTGCCGGTCACGGCCCGCATCCGCGCCACGCCGGCCGGCATCGGGGCCTTTCTGGCGCGGGACGTGGCGGGCAGCGCGGTGGTCACGCTGCGGCTGACCCCCCACCTGAGCGCCGACTGGCAGCTGCAACTGCCGGTCCAGGCC encodes:
- a CDS encoding GNAT family N-acetyltransferase, yielding MTPATEPDWSARPILQRGEVRLTPLGLEHARGLMACLDPATTRYVARGVPDDGSLEGWTGYVQRLLAQPNRVDWVLLVAGVVAGRISYTLNRPDGWVEIGTVIGAAYHGGVANPAGKFLLLQRAFEVLEVGRVQFRVDARNARSRAALRKLGAVEEGTLRRYQRRTDGEARDSVLYSVLPEEWPAVRARLEERLQAW